The Actinosynnema mirum DSM 43827 genomic interval CGGGACGGGGGCGGTCGGCGGCGAGCCTGCGGGCCAGCTCGACCACGGCCCGGCGCCAGCGCCCGCACAGGGCGCGCACGTGGTGGGCGAGCAGCGGGTAGCGGTCCCACACCGCGCGGCGGCCCGCCGGGGTGGCCAGCCGCGCGCAGAACCACTCGTGGCGGGCCTGCGGGGTGTCCCCGAGGAGCACGCCCGCGCGGCGGTCCCGGTCCAGGTCGGTGAGCACGGCCCGCAGGACGGCCTGGTGCAGCTCGGCCACCGGGGCGGACGCGCCGACCGCGCGGGCCAGTCCGGGCAGCCCGAGCCCGCGCACGTCGCGCACGGCCGCGTCCCTGGCCGCCCGCGCCGCCGGGAAGACCAGGCCGAGCAGCCCGAGCGGCGGGTCGCCCTCCCGGCCGCACAGGTCGGCGGCCACCGGCTCGACCGGTTCGGGCGGCGGGGCGGGCACAACCTCGGCGGGGGCGGGCCACCGGTGGTCCGGTGGTGTCCAGTGCACGGCGGCGGCGACGGCGGCCAGCTCGTCCGGGGTGTGGGCGCGCGGCCCCGCGGGGTCGGACGCGCCTGCGGTCGGGGACGGGAGTCCTCGCGCGGCAACCGCTTCCGCCACCACCCCGTGAGTGTCGGGGCGAGCGCGCGCGCCGCTCACGCGGGCACCGGGGTGAGCCAGCCGTGCTCGTCCGGCCCGGTGGTCGCCCGGCGGAACGCCTCCGCCAGCGCGTCGAACACCGGCCCCGCCCGGTACTCGGCCCCGTCGACGCGGCCCACCCGCACCAGCTCGCTGGCCGTGCCGGTGAGGAACACCTCGTCCGCGTCCCGCAGCTCCGCCTCGGTCACCGGCCCCTCCTCGGCGGTCAGGCCGAGGTCGCGCGCCAGGCGCAGCACCGAGTCCCTGGTGATGCCCGCCAGCACGCTGTCCGCCAGCCACGGGGTGCGGACCACGCCGCCTGCGACCAGGAACACGTTGGTCACCGTGCCCTCCGCGACCCGCCCGGACACCGGGTCGAGCTGGACCGCGTCGTCGAAGCCCGCGCGCACGGCGGCCGTCCTGGCCAGCGCGGAGTTCGCGTAGGAGCCGGTGGCCTTGGCGCGCACCGGGAACGAGGCCGTCGAGGGCCTGCGCCACGGGGACACGGTGAGCCTGGCCGGCCTGGACGGGCGCACGTCCCGCCCCGGCACCGGCCACAGCCCGGTCACCAGGGTGAAGCGCAGGGCCCGCAGGTCGACGCCGAGCGCGGTGTCCAGGGTGGTCAGCAGGGGGCGGACGTAGACGTCGCCGTGCCCGGCGGCGGCGGACAGCACGTGCGCGCGCAGCCCGGCCAGGTCGTAGTCGTGGTCGACGCCGAGGAGGCGGGCCGAGTCGAGCAGCCGGTTCAGGTGGTCGTCGAGCCGGAACAGGGCGGGCCCGTCGACGCCCGCGTAGCCCCGGATGCCCTCGAAGACCGCCGTGCCGTGCTGGAGGCTGTTGCTGCCGAAGGGGATCGCGTCCCCCGGCAGCGGCCGGTCCTCGTGGAACGCGGCGAGCGCGCCGGTCACCGGGCGGCCCGCGCGCGCAGGGCGGTGTTCAGCTCGCCGAGCAGCCGCACGCACTCCAGCACCTGCTCGGCGGGCAGGCCGAAGTCGACCAGGCAGCCGAGTTCGGTGACGCCCGCCTCGGCGACGCGGTCCACGGTGGGCAGGCAGCTCTCGGGGGTGCCGAACAGGCCTGCCGACGAGTAGTAGCGGCTGAGGCCGTGCTCCAGCAGGAACTCCCGGTCGGCCGGGGAGACGTCCTCGGGGCGCACGCCCGCGCCGGACGCGGCGGCCTGCTTGGCGAACAGGTCCAGGTGCGCCGACAGGTAGTCCAGGAGCGGTCGCCGCACCCGCTGCCGGACGGTGTCGTCGTCGGGGCCGAGGTGGGTGTGCAGCATCAGGGTGACCTCGGGGCGGGTGAGGTGGCCGTGGGCGACCAGCGCGCGCCGGTAGCCCGCGACGCGCTCGGCGACCTCCTCGACGGTCTGCTCCAGCAGCGCGGTGAGCACGTTCAGGCCCAGCTCGGCGGCCGTGCGCCAGGTGGCCGGGTTGGCGGTGCTGGTGAGCCAGGTGGGCAGCTCGCGGCGCGGCCGGGGGTGGGTGCGCACGTCGAGCACGCGCCCGTCCGGGGTCTCCCGCTTGACGCCCTCGCCGCGCCACAGCCGCAGCAGGGCCCGGTAGGACTCGACGAGGACGGCCTTGCGGTCGGCGAACGCCTCGGGGCGCAGCACGAAGTCGTCGGCGTGCCAGCCGGAGGCCAGCGCGAGGCCCGCCCTCCCCCGGCTGAGCGCGTCGAGCACGCCCCACTCCTCGGCGACGAGCAGCGGGTCGTGCAGCGGCAGGACGACGCTGCCCGCGCGCAGCCGCAGCCGCCGGGTGCGGGCGGCGACGGCGGCCAGCAGCAGGGCCGGGTTCGGGTAGGGGGCGCCGAACTCGTCGAAGTGCCGCTCGGGCGCCCACACCGCGTGCAGGCCGACCTCGTCGGCGAGCTCGGCGCAGCGCAGGATCAGGTCGTACTTGGCCTCGGGCTCGTCGTGCAGGTCGGCGGCGAAGAAGAACAGGCTGATCGACGGGGGCGCGGCGGGGGCGGCGCCGCCCACCAGCTCCAGCAGCCTGCGCCGCTCGGGTGACAGCTCCATCACTCGCCCTTCCCCTCGTACCGGGCCAGCAGGGCCAGCACCTCGTCGTCGGACATGGCCTGGATGCGGTCGACCAGCAGCGCGTCGCCGTCGGCGGGCGCGGGGGCCTCGGCGGCGGGCGCTGCGGTGACGGGCGCCGAGGCGGCGGGCGCGGCGGTCACGGCTGCGGCGGCGGGCGGTCCGGCGGGTGCGGTCTCCCCCGGCGCCCCGTCCGCCCCCGCGTCGGACGCGACCAGCCCGAGCCCCTCCAGGTGGGTGGCCAGCGCCGCGACGGTCGGGGTCTCGAACAGCTCCACCATGGACAGCTCGCGGCCGAAGACCCGGCGCAGCTTGGTGACGGTCTGCATGAAGCCCAGCGAGCTGCCGCCGAGTTCGAGGAAGTTGTCGTGCACGCCGAAGTCCTCGATGCCCAGCAGCTCGGACCAGGTGCGGGCGACGACCCGCTGCATCGGGGTCATGGCGGCGCGGGCGGGCGCCCGGCCGGGGGCGGCCTGCTCGCGCCGGACCGGTTTCGGGGCTGCGGCGGCCGCGGCGCGCAGCCGGGCCGCGCGGGTGGCCAGGTCGGCGGTGGACAGGGCGAGCGCGGGTTCGGGGGCCCGTGCCAGCACCACCTCGGCGGAGGCGCGCAACTCCTTGCCGACGAGGGCGTGCCGGGTGCGCGGGTCGCGCGGGTCCGGCTGCTCGTCCTGCCAGTGCTCCCAGGCCACCGCGCGCCAGCGGGTCCCCGCCGGGTCGTCCCGGTCCTGCGCGAGGGCGTCGAGCCAGCCGTTGGCGGCGGCGTAGCCGAACCCGCCGAGACCGCCGAGCGCGGCGGCGAGGCTGGACACCAGCAGCACCTCGCGCACCCCGTGCCCGGCCGCGACGGCGGCGACCGCGTCGGCCGGGCCGCGCTTGGCCGCCAGGTGCGCGGCCAGCTGCGCGGCGGTCAGGTCGGCGACGGGCGCGAACCCGGTCTCGCCCGGCAGGCCGACCGCGTGCGCGACGCCCGCGCCGGGCCCCAGCTCGGCGAGCGCGGCGGCCACGGCGGCCGGGTCGGCGGCGTCACCGCGCACGACCGCCCACCGGCCGTCGTGGTCGGCCGGGCCGGGGCGGGGCGCGGTGTCGAGCGCGAGGACGCGTTCCGCGCCGCCCGCGAGGGCGGCCTCGGCGAACGCCCGGCCGAACGCGCCCGAGCCGCCGAGGACGAGCCAGCGGGTGGGCGGGGTGGCGTCGGCGGGCGCGGGACCGGGGACGAACACCGACTCCCACACCACGCCCGGCCGCGCGGCCAGGACCGAGCCGGGGGCGAAGCGCCAGGCCAGCGCCGCGGCCGTGGCGGTGTCGACGTCGGAGCCGTCGACCAGGCAGGGGCGCAGCCCTGGGTGCTCCTGGCCGACCACGCGCAGCGCCGAGGCGAGCGCGGCGGCGGCCGGGTCGGTGAGGGAGCGGCCGGGCGCGGGGTCGGCGCAGCCCTCGGTGACGACGACCAGCGCGACCCGGCGACCGCCGGGGGCGGTGAGGGCGCGGGCGGTGTCGAGCAGCCTGCCGAGCGCGGCCTCGGCGTCGGCGCCGCGCTCGTGCCGCAGGACGACCGCGACCGGCTCGTCCGGGCCGCCGGGCAGGACGCCGCCCTCGGGCAGCCCCTCCAGCGCCGTCACCGGACCGGCGGGCAGCGGGGTGTGCGAGAGCCAGGCGGGGCGGTGCGGCCAGCGCTCGGCCTCCAGCCGGGGCTGCGCCTGCGCCTCGGCGGGCGCGCCCGAGGCGGTGGTGGCGGCGGGCCGGGGGTCGAGCCAGTGCCGGTCCTTGCGGAACGGGTAGAGCGGCAGCGGCACCCTGGCGCGCCGCTCGCCGTCGTAGCAGGCGGCCCAGTCGACGTCGACGCCGCGCGCCCAGCAGGCCACCAGGACGTCGAGCAGGTCCGGCGGCTCGCTCTCGCGGGCGCCGACCAGCACCGGCAGGCTGTCGGCCTGCTCGGCGGGCGGGCGCAGGCCGGTGAGGCCCTTGCCGGGCCCGGTCTCCAGGAGCACGTCCGCGCCGAGCGCGCGCAGGGCGGCCACGCCGTCCGCGTAGCGCACCGGGGACAGCAACTGCTCGCGCCAGTAGTCGGGGTCGACGGCCTGCTCGGCGGTGAGCGGCTTCCCGGTCACGTTCGACACCACCGGGATCGCGGGCGCCGAGCGGGCCCTGCCCGCGACGGCGGCGCGCAGCTCGTCGGCCGCGCCCGCCACCAGCGGCGAGTGGAACGCCCTGGTGACGCGCAGCGAGCCGGTGGTGACGTCGCCCCTGGCGGCGAGCAGGTCGGCGAACGCCGCGACGGGGCCGGGCGCGCCGGAGACGACGGTGAGCCGCTCGGCGTTGACGGCGGCCACCGCGAGGTCGTCGGGCAGCAGCGCGCGGACCTCGCGCTCGGGCAGGTCCGCGTAGAGCATCGCGCCCTCGGGGGTGTCGGCGAGCAGCCGCCCGCGCAGCGCGACCAGCTCGACCGCGTCCTCCAGGGAGAACACCCCGGCCAGGGTCGCGGCGACCCACTCGCCGACGCTGTGGCCGAGCAGGCCGCGCGGTTTCAGGCCGTAGTCCAGGAGGGTGCGGCCGAGCGCCCACTCGACGGCGAACAGCGCGGGCTGGGTGTGCTCGGTGCGGGCCAGCTCCTCGCGCGCCCTCGGGCTGTCGCCGTCCTCGGGGGCGAGCAGGGCGCGCAGGTCGAGCCCGGCGAGGTCGCCGAACAGGGTCAGGCAGTGCTCCAGGTGGGCGGCCAGGCGCGGGTCGCCGCCCGCGGCCCGGAGGCCCATGCCGACCCGCTGCGCGCCCTGGCCGGGGAACAGCAGGCCGACGTGGGCGGCGGAGGCGACCTGCCCGGTGACGAGCCTGCTGCCGCCGCCCGCGCCGATGGCGTAGCCGGCGTCCTCCAGGTCGGTGGCGACGCAGGCGCGGCGGTGCTCGAAGGCGCGCCTGCCGGTGGCGAGGGTGCGGGCGACGTCGGCGAGGTCGCGGTGCGGGTTCTCGCGGGTCCACTGGCCGAGGGCGGCGCCGAGCTCGTCGAGGGCCTGCGGGTCGCGGGCCGACAGCAGCACCGGCTGCCTGCGCCGGGAGGGGCCGCCGGGGCGGGCGCGCGGGGCCTCCTCCAGGACGGTGAAGGCGTTGGTGCCGCCCATGCCCAGCGAGTTGACGGCGGCGCGCAGCGGTCGGTCGGAGTCGAGCGGGGTCAGCTCGACGGGCACCGCGAACGGGGAGCGGTCCAGCTCCAGCTTCGGGTTGGGCCTGGTGAAGTTGACCACCGGCGGGACCTTGCGGTTCTTGAGCACCAGCACGGCCTTGATGACGCCCGCGATGCCCGCTGCGGCGTCGAGGTGGCCGATGTTGGGCTTGACCGAGCCGAGCAGGCAGTAGCCGACGTCGTCGGTGGTGGCGCGGAACGCCTTGGTGAGGGCGGCGACCTCGATCGGGTCGCCGAGCGGGGTGCCGGTGCCGTGCGCCTCGACGTAGTCGATGTCGCGGGCGGACAGGCCCGCGCGGCGGATGGCCCGCGCCATGGTGCGGGCCTGGCCCTCGATGCTGGGCGCGGTGAAGCTGGCCTTGGTGCCGCCGTCGTTGCCGACGGCGGTGCCCCGGATGACGGCGTGCACGGTGTCGCCGTCGCGCAGGGCCGCGTCGAGCTTCTTGAGCACCACGACGCCCGCGCCGCTGCCGGTGACGCTGCCCGCCGCGGCCTCGTCGAAGGCGCGGCAGTGCCCGTCGCGGGCCGAGGTGCCGCCGGGGTTGGCCAGGTAGCCCGCGCCGTGCGGCATCCGCAGCGACGTGCCGCCCGCGAGGGCGATGTCGCACTCGTCGTCCAGCAGGGCGCGGCAGGCCATGTGCACGGCGACCAGCGAGGACGAGCAGGCGGTCTGCACGGCCATGCTGGGGCCGCGCAGGTCGAGCTTGTAGGAGACCCTGGTGGCCAGGTAGTCCTTGTCGTTGCCGATCATGGTCTGGAGGTCGCCGATGACGGAGGCGACGTCGGCGTTGGCCATGAGGTTGTAGTGCACGTACGTGTTCATGGTGGCGCCCGCGTACACGCCGATCAGGCCGGGGAAGCGGGTCGGGTCGTAGCCCGCGTCCTCCAGTCCGTGGTGGGCGCACTCCAGGAAGATGCGGTGCTGCGGGTCCATGGCGGCGGCCTCGCGGGCCGAGTAGCCGAAGAACGCGGCGTCGAAGGACTCGGCGTCGGCCAGCGGCGCGGAGGCGTTGACCCAGTACTCGTCGTCCACCTGCTGCTCGGAGGCGCCCCGCGCGAGCATCTCCTCCCTGGTGTGCTCGACCACCCGCTCGACGCCCTCGCGCAGGTCGTGCCAGAACCGGTCGACCCGGTCCGAGCCGGGCAGTCGGGCGGCCATGCCGATGATGGCGACGGAACCTGGGTGCTGCTGGGCGGGCGTGGTCATCGGTCGGCCTCCGTGTCCGTGGCGGCGGTGATCAGGTACTCGGCCAGCGCGCTGGGCCGGGGGTGGTCGAACAGGCTGTGCACCGGGAAGGACAGGCCGAGCACGGCCTCCAGGCGCTGGTGCACGCGGGTGACGATGAGCGAGTGGGCGCCGAGGTCGAACACGTTGGCGTCGGCGGTGACCGCGACGCCGCCGAGCGCCTGCTCCCAGACCCGGCACACGGCGCGCTCGACCGTTCCCGGCGAGCGCCTGGCCTCGGGCGGCAGGGCGCCCTCGGCGTCGGCGAGCTCGCGCAGCGCGGCCTCGTCCACCTTGCCGTTGGGGGTGAGCGGGACGCGGTCGAGCAGGAGCACCGACTCGGGCACCAGGTTGCGCGGCAGGCGCTCGGCCAGCCAGGGGGCCAGGTCCTCGCGGCGCGCGGGGCCGACGGCGAACGCGACCAGGCGCACCGGGGAGCCCACGGCGAGCACGACGGCGGCGTCGACGTCCGGGTGGGCGCGCAGCAGGTGCTCGACCTCGGCGGGCTCGACGCGGAAGCCGCGCACCTTGACCTGGCGGTCGGCGCGGCCGTGCACGACGAACCCGCCGCCCGGCCGGACGTGGCCGAGGTCGCCGCTGAGGTAGGCCAGGCCGTCCGGGCCGCCGAACTCCGGGTCGGCGACGAAGCCGCCCGCCGGTCCGGCGAGGTAGCCGCCGGTGACGCCGTTGCCGCCGATGAGCAGCTCGCCGACCGCGCCGACCGGCAGGGGGGCGCGGTCGGCGCCGACGACGCGGACGCTGCTGCCGGAGGTGGCCTCGCCGACCGGCAGGACGGCGGGCTGCCCGCCCGGTCCGACCTCGTGGACCAGGCAGTTGACGGTGGCCTCGGTGGGGCCGTAGCCGTTGAACAGGCGGCAGTCGGGGCCGAGCAGGCCGCGCAGGGCGGTGACCGTGGCCCCGGTCAGCACCTCGCCGCCGAGCAGCACGACGGCCAGGTCGGGCAGGGGTTCGGCGGTGGCGGCCAGCTCGTCGGCGAAGGACGGGGTGGTGAACAGGGTGGTGACGGCGGCGCGGCGCAGGAAGCGGGCGTAGCGGCGGGCGTCGCGCCGGTCGGCGGGGTCGGGCACGACCAGGCAGCCGCCGAACGGGATGGTGGTGAACAGCTCCTGCAGGCCGAAGTCGAAGCCGAGCGACAGGGTCTGGGCGGTGCGCGTGCCGGGGCCCGCCGCGAAGCGGTCGCCGAACCAGGCCAGGTGCGGGGAGAGGTGGTCGTGGCGGACCAGGACGCCCTTGGGGGCCCCGGTGGAGCCGCTGGTGAAGACGGTGAACGCGGGGGCGGCGCGGTCGGGGGCGGGCAGGGGCGCGGTGGGGTCGGCGGGCTCCGCGTCGGCGGGCAGGACGGTGACCGCCCCGCCCGCGACCGCCCCGCCCGTGACCGCCCCGTCGGGGAAGACCCCGCCCGCGAGCGCGTCGGCCCGCTCGCGCAGGCCGGGGCCCGCCAGCAGCAGCCGGGCGCCGCTGCCCGCGAGCATCGCGGACAGCCTGGCGTCCGGGAACTCCGGCGGCAGGGGCACCACGCCCAGCCCGGCGCGCCAGGCGGCGAGCAGGGCCGTGGCGAAGTCCGCCGAGGGGTCGAGGAGCAGGCCGACCTGCGGTGGCGCGCCGGGGTCGGCGGGGGCGGCCTCGGCGAGCGCGCGGGCCAGCCGCTCGGTGCGCCGGTGGAGCTCGGCGAACGTCAGCGTCGCGTCCGGGGCCTGGACGGCGGGCAGGTCGGGGTGCTCCAGCGCGACCCGGCGCACCAGCTCGGCCGGGTCGTGCGGCAGCGCGGGGGTGGTGGAGCGGCCGACCCGGTCGAGCCAGGCAAGGTCCCGCTCCGACAGCACGGCGGTGTCGCCCGTGGTCGCCGCGCCCGCCGCCGCGCGCACCGCGGCGGCGAAGGTGTCCAGCACGGACGCGGCGGTGTCCTCGGTGAACAGGTCGGCCGCGTAGTCCAGGCGGACCGCGTAGCCGCCGTCGCGGGCGGTCACCACCACGTCGAGGTCGTAGCGGCAGGTGCGGCGGGGCACCACGACGTTGCGCAGCTCCAGCCCGCCCAGCCGCACGGTCGCGCCGTCCACGCCGGCGAGCACGTCGGCCAGGCCGTCGGCGGAGGGCAGCGGGTTCTCGGTGAGCACCAGCAGGGTCTCCACCAGCGGGGTCCGGCCCGGCTCGCGGGGCGGGCGCACCGCCTCCACGGCGGCGCTGAGCGGGAACAGGCCGTGCTCGACGCCGTCCAGGAGCTGGTCGCGGACGTCTGCGAGCAGGTCGGCGAGCGGACGCGCGGGATCGGTGTCCACCGCGACCGGGACGGTGTTGGTGCACAGCCCCACGACCTGGCCGAGCGCGGCGCCGGGCCTGCCCGCGGCGGGCACGCCCACCACGACCGGTCCGGGGGTGCCGTAGCGGCCCAGGCACAGGCCCCACAGGGCGACCAGCGCGGGCACCGGGTCGGTGGCGTCGAGGAAGCGGGCGGCGTCCCCGTCGAGCAGGACGTGCGCGGTCGCCCCCCTGGCGCTGCGGCGCGGGCCGCGCGGGTGGTCGACGCGCACGCCCAGCGCCTCGGCCCTGGACGGCAGCCGCTCGCGCAGCGCGGCGGCGCGGGCGGACGCGGCCGGGGAGGCGAGGTAGTCCTCCTGGGCCGCGACGTACGCGTCGTACGGGGTGACCGGCGGCAGCCGGGGCACCTCGCCCCGGCGCAGCGCGTCGTGGGCGGTGGCGACGTCGCGCAGCACCAGGCACAGCGACCACAGGTCGAGCACGACGTGGTGGGCGACGAGCTGGAGCACCACGCGCTCGGGGGTGCGCCACAGGTGCAGCCGCACCAGCGGGCCCTCGGCCAGGTCGAACGGGACGGCGGCGGCGTCGGCGAGCTGGTCGCGCAGCCACTCCTCCCGCACCGGGACGGGGGCCGGGGCGACGGCGTCGCGCAGCGCGTCGGGGTCGACCGGTTCGCGGCGCGGCCCGTCGGGGCCGTCGGCGATCCGCACGCCCAGCTCGGGGTGGCGCAGCACCACGACGCGCAGCGCGGTGCGCAGGGCGCCGAGGTCGACGTCGGCGGGCAGCTCGACGGCGTGCGAGATGGTGTACTCGTCGCTGCCGGGGTTCATGGCCTGCAGGAACACCAGGGCTTCCTGGGCCTGGGAGAGCTTGCCGCCGGTCGTGCGCGGCGCGGGCCTGGCGGGGGCGCCGCCGGTG includes:
- a CDS encoding MupA/Atu3671 family FMN-dependent luciferase-like monooxygenase, which gives rise to MELSPERRRLLELVGGAAPAAPPSISLFFFAADLHDEPEAKYDLILRCAELADEVGLHAVWAPERHFDEFGAPYPNPALLLAAVAARTRRLRLRAGSVVLPLHDPLLVAEEWGVLDALSRGRAGLALASGWHADDFVLRPEAFADRKAVLVESYRALLRLWRGEGVKRETPDGRVLDVRTHPRPRRELPTWLTSTANPATWRTAAELGLNVLTALLEQTVEEVAERVAGYRRALVAHGHLTRPEVTLMLHTHLGPDDDTVRQRVRRPLLDYLSAHLDLFAKQAAASGAGVRPEDVSPADREFLLEHGLSRYYSSAGLFGTPESCLPTVDRVAEAGVTELGCLVDFGLPAEQVLECVRLLGELNTALRARAAR
- a CDS encoding AMP-binding protein yields the protein MTAAGTDLVTAIRRNAEQRPDHTALTWLDGLTEPAGALTAAQVDHEAARVAAALRASVEPGARVLLLFPPGLDFVPAFVGCLYAGCLPVPVYPVLDGEGLAVIGRIRDDCAASAVLVADAATAAAAEPLVGLPAVLPGTDLLVPESAPDPAGAAFLQYTSGSTSAPKGVVVTHGNLTANLDTIRDLFGHGPESTILSWLPVYHDMGLIGNVLHSLRTGSSLLLASPLDLIRDPLAWPRAISRHGVDTSGGPNFAYDLVVRAIRRHGPPEADLSGWTRAYCGAEQVNPGSMARFAEALAPLGFDAGALMPCYGLAEATLLVSSASPGSGVADVDGVTSCGAPRDCEVAVLDGSGEPVPDGGVGELAVAGASVSPGYWGRAPRADRWLRTGDLGFLADGELHVTGRSAEVLVVRGRNHHPHDVERLVAETVPAFRPGCVVAFAQDGRVVVVGELREGAALTPADVERAASAIASAHGLPVAEVVGVPRGDVPKTTSGKLQRGRCARRYRDGGYDAHRTALGGARAAGAVAASRDAASTDATRADAAGAGAAGAVAAADPSTTGPHAPAAPAPTTTTGAVTADAVSALVADVLGWERVDAEVALTAQGLDSVGAVLLAHALEREHGAVLPVRALLDGARPRDLAEHLTGGAPARPAPRTTGGKLSQAQEALVFLQAMNPGSDEYTISHAVELPADVDLGALRTALRVVVLRHPELGVRIADGPDGPRREPVDPDALRDAVAPAPVPVREEWLRDQLADAAAVPFDLAEGPLVRLHLWRTPERVVLQLVAHHVVLDLWSLCLVLRDVATAHDALRRGEVPRLPPVTPYDAYVAAQEDYLASPAASARAAALRERLPSRAEALGVRVDHPRGPRRSARGATAHVLLDGDAARFLDATDPVPALVALWGLCLGRYGTPGPVVVGVPAAGRPGAALGQVVGLCTNTVPVAVDTDPARPLADLLADVRDQLLDGVEHGLFPLSAAVEAVRPPREPGRTPLVETLLVLTENPLPSADGLADVLAGVDGATVRLGGLELRNVVVPRRTCRYDLDVVVTARDGGYAVRLDYAADLFTEDTAASVLDTFAAAVRAAAGAATTGDTAVLSERDLAWLDRVGRSTTPALPHDPAELVRRVALEHPDLPAVQAPDATLTFAELHRRTERLARALAEAAPADPGAPPQVGLLLDPSADFATALLAAWRAGLGVVPLPPEFPDARLSAMLAGSGARLLLAGPGLRERADALAGGVFPDGAVTGGAVAGGAVTVLPADAEPADPTAPLPAPDRAAPAFTVFTSGSTGAPKGVLVRHDHLSPHLAWFGDRFAAGPGTRTAQTLSLGFDFGLQELFTTIPFGGCLVVPDPADRRDARRYARFLRRAAVTTLFTTPSFADELAATAEPLPDLAVVLLGGEVLTGATVTALRGLLGPDCRLFNGYGPTEATVNCLVHEVGPGGQPAVLPVGEATSGSSVRVVGADRAPLPVGAVGELLIGGNGVTGGYLAGPAGGFVADPEFGGPDGLAYLSGDLGHVRPGGGFVVHGRADRQVKVRGFRVEPAEVEHLLRAHPDVDAAVVLAVGSPVRLVAFAVGPARREDLAPWLAERLPRNLVPESVLLLDRVPLTPNGKVDEAALRELADAEGALPPEARRSPGTVERAVCRVWEQALGGVAVTADANVFDLGAHSLIVTRVHQRLEAVLGLSFPVHSLFDHPRPSALAEYLITAATDTEADR
- a CDS encoding aminotransferase class IV, whose translation is MTGALAAFHEDRPLPGDAIPFGSNSLQHGTAVFEGIRGYAGVDGPALFRLDDHLNRLLDSARLLGVDHDYDLAGLRAHVLSAAAGHGDVYVRPLLTTLDTALGVDLRALRFTLVTGLWPVPGRDVRPSRPARLTVSPWRRPSTASFPVRAKATGSYANSALARTAAVRAGFDDAVQLDPVSGRVAEGTVTNVFLVAGGVVRTPWLADSVLAGITRDSVLRLARDLGLTAEEGPVTEAELRDADEVFLTGTASELVRVGRVDGAEYRAGPVFDALAEAFRRATTGPDEHGWLTPVPA
- a CDS encoding type I polyketide synthase, whose product is MTTPAQQHPGSVAIIGMAARLPGSDRVDRFWHDLREGVERVVEHTREEMLARGASEQQVDDEYWVNASAPLADAESFDAAFFGYSAREAAAMDPQHRIFLECAHHGLEDAGYDPTRFPGLIGVYAGATMNTYVHYNLMANADVASVIGDLQTMIGNDKDYLATRVSYKLDLRGPSMAVQTACSSSLVAVHMACRALLDDECDIALAGGTSLRMPHGAGYLANPGGTSARDGHCRAFDEAAAGSVTGSGAGVVVLKKLDAALRDGDTVHAVIRGTAVGNDGGTKASFTAPSIEGQARTMARAIRRAGLSARDIDYVEAHGTGTPLGDPIEVAALTKAFRATTDDVGYCLLGSVKPNIGHLDAAAGIAGVIKAVLVLKNRKVPPVVNFTRPNPKLELDRSPFAVPVELTPLDSDRPLRAAVNSLGMGGTNAFTVLEEAPRARPGGPSRRRQPVLLSARDPQALDELGAALGQWTRENPHRDLADVARTLATGRRAFEHRRACVATDLEDAGYAIGAGGGSRLVTGQVASAAHVGLLFPGQGAQRVGMGLRAAGGDPRLAAHLEHCLTLFGDLAGLDLRALLAPEDGDSPRAREELARTEHTQPALFAVEWALGRTLLDYGLKPRGLLGHSVGEWVAATLAGVFSLEDAVELVALRGRLLADTPEGAMLYADLPEREVRALLPDDLAVAAVNAERLTVVSGAPGPVAAFADLLAARGDVTTGSLRVTRAFHSPLVAGAADELRAAVAGRARSAPAIPVVSNVTGKPLTAEQAVDPDYWREQLLSPVRYADGVAALRALGADVLLETGPGKGLTGLRPPAEQADSLPVLVGARESEPPDLLDVLVACWARGVDVDWAACYDGERRARVPLPLYPFRKDRHWLDPRPAATTASGAPAEAQAQPRLEAERWPHRPAWLSHTPLPAGPVTALEGLPEGGVLPGGPDEPVAVVLRHERGADAEAALGRLLDTARALTAPGGRRVALVVVTEGCADPAPGRSLTDPAAAALASALRVVGQEHPGLRPCLVDGSDVDTATAAALAWRFAPGSVLAARPGVVWESVFVPGPAPADATPPTRWLVLGGSGAFGRAFAEAALAGGAERVLALDTAPRPGPADHDGRWAVVRGDAADPAAVAAALAELGPGAGVAHAVGLPGETGFAPVADLTAAQLAAHLAAKRGPADAVAAVAAGHGVREVLLVSSLAAALGGLGGFGYAAANGWLDALAQDRDDPAGTRWRAVAWEHWQDEQPDPRDPRTRHALVGKELRASAEVVLARAPEPALALSTADLATRAARLRAAAAAAPKPVRREQAAPGRAPARAAMTPMQRVVARTWSELLGIEDFGVHDNFLELGGSSLGFMQTVTKLRRVFGRELSMVELFETPTVAALATHLEGLGLVASDAGADGAPGETAPAGPPAAAAVTAAPAASAPVTAAPAAEAPAPADGDALLVDRIQAMSDDEVLALLARYEGKGE